One part of the Pannonibacter sp. XCT-53 genome encodes these proteins:
- a CDS encoding NADP-dependent isocitrate dehydrogenase, with product MAKIKVANPVVDIDGDEMTRIIWQFIKDKLIFPYLDLTLDYYDLSIQKRDETEDQITVDAANAIKKHGVGVKCATITPDEARVAEFGLKKMWKSPNGTIRNILGGVIFREPIIMSNVPRLVPGWTQPIIVGRHAFGDQYRATDFRFPGKGKLTIKFVGDDGAVIEHDVYDAPSAGVAMAMYNLDDSIIDFARASFNYALQRGVPCYLSTKNTILKAYDGRFKDLFQEVFDREFKAAYEAKKIWYEHRLIDDMVASALKWSGGYVWACKNYDGDVQSDIVAQGFGSLGLMTSVLMTPDGQTVEAEAAHGTVTRHYRQHQRGEQTSTNPIASIFAWTRGLAHRAKLDNNDALLNFALTLEKVCIDTVESGFMTKDLALLVGPDQGWMTTTGFLDKIDENLKKAMGA from the coding sequence ATGGCAAAGATCAAGGTAGCGAACCCGGTCGTCGATATCGACGGCGACGAGATGACCCGCATCATCTGGCAGTTCATCAAGGACAAGCTGATCTTTCCCTATCTGGACCTGACCCTCGACTATTACGACCTGTCGATCCAGAAGCGCGACGAGACGGAAGACCAGATCACCGTCGACGCGGCCAACGCGATCAAGAAGCACGGCGTCGGCGTCAAATGCGCAACCATCACCCCCGATGAGGCGCGCGTGGCCGAGTTCGGCCTGAAGAAGATGTGGAAGAGCCCGAACGGCACCATCCGCAACATCCTCGGCGGCGTGATCTTCCGCGAGCCGATCATCATGAGCAACGTGCCCCGTCTGGTGCCGGGCTGGACCCAGCCGATCATCGTCGGCCGCCACGCCTTCGGTGACCAGTACCGCGCCACCGACTTCCGGTTCCCGGGCAAGGGCAAGCTGACCATCAAGTTCGTCGGCGACGATGGCGCCGTGATCGAGCATGACGTCTATGACGCACCGTCCGCCGGCGTCGCCATGGCGATGTACAACCTCGACGACTCGATCATCGACTTCGCCCGCGCCTCGTTCAACTACGCCCTGCAGCGCGGCGTGCCCTGCTACCTGTCGACCAAGAACACGATCCTCAAGGCCTATGACGGCCGCTTCAAGGACCTGTTCCAGGAGGTCTTCGACCGGGAATTCAAGGCAGCCTACGAGGCCAAGAAGATCTGGTACGAACACCGCCTGATCGACGACATGGTCGCCTCGGCGCTGAAGTGGTCGGGCGGCTATGTCTGGGCCTGCAAGAACTATGACGGCGACGTGCAGTCCGACATCGTCGCGCAGGGCTTCGGCTCGCTCGGTCTCATGACCTCGGTGCTGATGACGCCGGACGGCCAGACGGTGGAGGCGGAAGCTGCCCACGGCACCGTCACCCGCCACTACCGCCAGCACCAGCGCGGCGAGCAGACCTCGACCAACCCGATCGCCTCGATCTTCGCCTGGACCCGCGGTCTGGCCCACCGCGCCAAGCTGGACAACAACGATGCGCTCCTGAACTTCGCCCTGACGCTGGAAAAGGTCTGCATCGACACGGTCGAATCCGGCTTCATGACCAAGGACCTCGCCCTCCTGGTCGGTCCGGACCAGGGCTGGATGACCACCACCGGCTTCCTCGACAAGATCGACGAGAACCTGAAGAAGGCGATGGGCGCCTGA
- the cutA gene encoding divalent-cation tolerance protein CutA — protein MTLAVCTTTETREDAQKIARACVAARLAACVHIEEIASIYVWQGDVQEGREFRLTMKTTAEAYPALETLIRQLHAYDLPAIYAFEVVTGSAGYLDWVRGEVDPKT, from the coding sequence ATGACGCTTGCGGTGTGCACGACGACGGAAACACGGGAAGACGCGCAGAAAATTGCCCGCGCCTGTGTCGCGGCGCGGCTGGCGGCCTGCGTCCACATTGAGGAGATCGCCAGCATCTATGTCTGGCAGGGCGACGTGCAGGAAGGGCGTGAGTTCCGCCTGACGATGAAGACGACGGCCGAGGCCTATCCGGCGCTGGAGACGCTGATCCGGCAACTGCATGCCTATGACCTTCCGGCGATCTACGCCTTCGAGGTGGTAACCGGGAGTGCCGGTTATCTGGACTGGGTGCGGGGGGAAGTTGATCCCAAAACGTGA
- a CDS encoding type II toxin-antitoxin system Phd/YefM family antitoxin, whose translation MDVITYTDARASLKDVMDRVIHDRVEVIVTRKKREAVVIMSLDEFNAIQETLHLQKSPENARRLQASIAQLTAGEGKEHEIDL comes from the coding sequence ATGGACGTCATCACCTACACCGATGCTCGCGCGTCCTTGAAGGACGTGATGGACCGGGTCATTCATGACCGCGTCGAGGTGATCGTCACCCGCAAGAAGCGGGAGGCCGTCGTGATCATGTCGCTCGACGAGTTCAACGCGATCCAGGAAACGCTGCATCTGCAGAAGAGCCCGGAGAACGCGCGGCGGCTGCAGGCTTCGATTGCCCAGCTGACAGCCGGTGAAGGCAAGGAGCACGAGATCGACCTGTGA
- a CDS encoding Txe/YoeB family addiction module toxin, producing MKLVFSDHAWDDYLWWQLPGREKGLERVNILILSTRRQPFSGIGKPEPLKGDLTGWWSRRITDDHRFVYRVSGKDITQSLEIAQLRYHY from the coding sequence GTGAAGCTCGTCTTTTCCGACCATGCTTGGGACGATTATCTCTGGTGGCAGTTACCCGGACGGGAAAAGGGGCTTGAACGGGTCAACATCCTGATCCTTTCAACGCGCAGGCAACCCTTTTCCGGCATCGGCAAGCCCGAACCGCTCAAGGGCGACCTCACGGGCTGGTGGTCGCGCCGCATCACGGATGATCACCGCTTCGTCTATCGGGTCAGCGGCAAGGACATCACCCAAAGCCTCGAGATCGCACAGCTGCGCTATCATTATTGA